Genomic DNA from Nonomuraea rubra:
GCACGATGGTGAAGAAGACCCGCCACCGCCCGGCCCCGTCCACGAACGCGGCCTGCTCCAGCTCCGGCGGCACGTCCTGGAAGAACTTGACCAAGATGTAGACGATCAGCGGGGCCGCCACCTGCGGCAGGATGATGGCCCACCAGGTGTCCACCAGCCCCAGCGTGACCATCTCCGCGAACAGCGGCGCGATCAGCACCTGCGGCGGCACCATGATCCCGGCCAGGATCAGCGCCAGCAGCACCCGCTGGCCCCTGAACTGGGTGCGGGCGAACCCGTACGCCGCCATCGCCGAGAACAGCACGGTCAGGAACGTGACGATCACCGCGGTGACGGTCGAGTTGATCGCCCACTTGACGATGCCGCCGGTCCCCAGGACCAGCGCGTACGAGTCGAAGGTGATCTCGCTGCCGAACCACTGCAGCGGCAGCTGGGTGGTCTCCTCCTCGGGCTTGAGCGAGGTGGCCACCGCCCACAGGACGGGGGCGAGCCAGATGGCCGCCAGGACCAGGGCGACGACGAGCAGGATGAGCTGGCTCCAGCTGAACCGCTTGGTCACGACGCGACCTCCTCGCGCTTGCGGAACAGCCGGAGCTGCGCCAGGGAGACGATGACGATCAGGGCGAACAGGATGTACGACACGGCCGAGGCGTAGCCGGTGCGGTAGCCGGTGAAGCCGACGTCGTAGGCGTACTCGATGATCGGCCTGGTGGAGTCCTGCGGCCCGCCGCCGGTCATCAGGTAGATCTGGTCGAACACCTTCAGCGAGGCCACCAGCTGCAGCACCACGATCAGCATCGTGGTACGGCCGAGCAGCGGCAGGGTGATGGAGCGGAGCTTGTCCCAGGCGGAGGCGCCGTCGATGGCGGCCGCCTCGTACAGGTGATGCGGGATCGACTGCAGGGCGGCCAGGTAGAGCAGGAAGTTGAAGCCGACCGTCCACCAGACGGTGGTCAGCACCATCGACCACATCGCCACGGACGGGTCGCCCAGCCACAGCACGTCGGTGCCGAGCGTGCCGTTGATCAGGCCGTAGTCGGGCGGGTAGATCATCTGCAGCCACAGGATCGACACGACCGCCGACGGCAGCAGGAACGGCCCGAAGAACGACAGCCGCCACAACCACTGCATGAAGCGCAGGTTGTGCACCAGCAGCGCGAACACCAGCCCGAGGAACACCAGCGGGATCGTGCTGAGCACGGTGAAGACCACCGTGTTCCACAGCGAGCGCCACATGCGCGGGTCGCCGAACGCCTCCAGGTAGTTGTCGAAGCCGACGAAGTTGTTGTTGCGGCCGGCGATGTTCACGCTCGACAGGCTCATCTGGAAGCCGAGCAGGGTCGGCCAGACGAGGAAGGCCACGTAGATCAGCAGGAACGGCGCCACGAACACCATCCCGTGCTGGGTCCAGCCGCGCCGGACCTTGGGCGTGGCGACGGGGGCGGCGGTCGGCGGAGCCGCGACGGTCGTAGTCATGAGCGCTCCTCCGCGGGGAACGGGTTCGGGGCGGCCATCAGGCGGGCCAGCGCGGCCTTGGCGGCGGCCAGGCCCTCCTCCGGCGTGCGCGTGCCGCCGATGACGGGGGAGAATGCCTCACCGAACTCGATCCACAGCCGCGAGGCCGAGCCGGTGTACCAGACCTGCGGGTCGAGGGCGACCTCGGTGATGACCGAGCGGTACTCCGACTGCGGCTGCAACGCGAGGTATTCGGGCTGCTCCAGCGCGGGCAGGTACGCGGGCACGTGCCCGGCCACCGCCCAGTCGGCGCTGTTCTTGACGAGGTAGGCGATGAACCGGTACGTCGCCCGCTCCACCTCGGGATCCCGGTTGCGCTGGTGCGGCAGCACGAACGCGTGGCAGTCGGCCTGCGCGGAGCCGGTGCCGAAGACGGCGGGGAAGCGCGTCATGCTGAACGGCGTCTTGCGCTCCTTGAGCCCGGTGGTCTCCCAGTCGCCGTTCCACAGGAACGCGGCCTCGCCGTTGGTGAACTTGGCGACGGAGGCGCCGTAGTCCGTACGCCAGTCGCACAGCCCCTCCTGGCCGAGCCGCTGCATGAGCCGCAGCGCCTCCAGCGCCTTGGCGTCGTCGATGGTGATCTTCGTGCCGTCCTCCGACAGCAGGGTGCCGCCGCTCTGCGGGTAGAGCGACCACCACACGCGCCACGGGCCGACGGTGCCGAGCCCGAGCGCGTCGAAGGCCAGCGGCGGCTTGCCGCCCATCACCTCCTTGGCCTTGGTGAGCTGGGCGACGAGCTCGTCCACCCCCTTGGTGGGCAGCAGCTTGCCGTCGGGGCCGAGCAGCCCGGCCTTGCCGCAGATGTCGGTGTTGTAGTACTGCACCATCGGGTGGGCGTCGAACGGGATCGCGTATAGCACGCCGTCGAGGTGGGCGCGCTCCCAGATCGGCGGGCTGAAATCGGCGGCCCGCAGACCGGCCTCCTCCAGCAGCTTGACGTCGATCGGGTCGAGGATGGCGCCCGCCCCGATGCCCGCCAGCCTGGCCAGGTGGAACGTGGCCAGGTCGGGCGAGCGCCCGCCCGAGCCGGCCATCGCGATCTTGGTGTAGTACGGCTCGCCCCAGGCGAGCACGTTCTCCTCGACGAAGATGTCGGGGGTGTCCTTGGCGAACGCCTGGACCATCTGGTTCATGATGATGCCGTCGCTGGCGCCGAGGAAGTGCCAGTACTGCACGCGGGTCTGGGACGAGCCGAGCCCCACGGGGATCGCGCATCCCGTGGCGGCGGCGCCGAGCAGTGCGAGGCTGCCGCCGAGAAGGTGCCGGCGGGTGATATCGGGGGGACCGTGCACTGGGGGGCCTCTTCCTTCACCGAGCTATCGCTTGGCCATGTTCTCGCTAACATCCGGGAGGTTCAGGGCAGCCGTGATTCGGCCTCTCGCGCGGGGCGCGAAGGCGGTGGGGCGAGCCGTCCGGGTCGCGGAGGCTGCCGCGTGGACCCCGTTGTTTCTGCGGGGTTACCCGAGTGTTAGCGGTAACAAGCAGCATGTCAAGGGGCACCTCGCAACCGGTTGCGGTGATCCGTACCCCCTTGACCGGGTCCAGTGATAACGCTAACAATCGGGATCACGTAACGCCCGAGAAACAGGGAGCCTCCTCCGTGCATCAGGCCAGACTCACCCTGGACCCCGCCTTCAAGGTCGCCCCGGTGCGCCGGCGCACCTTCGGCACGTTCGTGGAGCACCTCGGGCGCTGCGTCTACACCGGCATCTACGAGCCCGGCCACCCCACGGCCGACGAGGACGGCTTCCGCCGCGACGTGCTCGACCTGACCAGGGAGCTGGGCGTCTCCACCGTCCGCTACCCCGGCGGCAACTTCGTCTCCGGCTACCGCTGGGAGGACGGCATCGGCCCAGTCGACCGGCGCCCCCGCCGGCTCGACCTGGCCTGGCACAGCACCGAGACGAACGAGGTCGGCGTCGACGAGTTCGTGCGCTGGTGCCGCAAGGCGGGCGTGGAGCCCATGATGGCCGTCAACCTCGGCACCCGAGGCATCGCCGAGGCCCTCGACCTGCTCGAGTACGCCAACCACCCCTCGGGCACCACGCTGTCCGACCTGCGCATCGCCAACGGCGCCAAGGAGCCGCACGGCATCAGGATGTGGTGCCTGGGCAACGAGATGGACGGCCCCTGGCAGACCGGCCACAAGACCGCCCGCGAGTACGGCCGCCTGGCCGCCGAGACCGCCCGCGCCATGCGCATGGTGGACCCGAAGCTGGAACTGGTCGCGTGCGGCAGCTCCGGCTCCAGCATGCCCACGTTCGGCTCGTGGGAGGCCGAGGTGCTGGAGGAGACCTACGACCTGGTCGACTACATCTCCTGCCACGCCTACTACGAGGAGAAGGACGGCGACCTCGGCAGCTTCCTGGCCAGCTCGACCGACATGGAGTACTTCATCTCCTCCGTCGTGGCCACCGCCGACCACGTCGGAGCCCGGCTCAAGTCCCGCAAGAGGATCGACATCTCCTTCGACGAGTGGAACGTCTGGTACCTCTCGCGCTTCCACGACACCGGCGCCCCGCAGGACTGGCCGGTCGCCCCGCCCCTGCTGGAGGACCACTACAACCTCGCCGACGCGGTCACGTTCGGCGGCCTGCTGATCACCCTGCTGCGCAACAGCGACCGCGTCACCGCCGCCTCCCTGGCCCAGCTCGTGAACGTGATCGCGCCCATCATGACCGAGCCCGGCGGGCGGGCGTGGCGGCAGACCACCTTCCACCCCTTCGCCCAGGCCTCCCGCCACGCCGCCGGCGACGTGCTGCGCGTGGAGCCGGACTCGCCGGCGTACGAGACGAAGGCGTACGGCGAGGTGCCGCTGCTGCACGCGGTGGCCACGCACTCCGCCACGGAGGGCACGACGCTGTTCGCCGTCAACCGGTCGGCGGACGAGCCGCTCTCGCTGGAGATCGACGCCCGGGCGCTCGGCGGCGTCCGCATCGTCGAGGCCACCACGCTGACCGACCCGGACGTCTACGCCCGTAACACGGCCGACGACCCCACCCGGATCACGCCGCGCGCGAACCCGGACGTCGAGGCCGGGCCGCTGCGGGTCCTGGTGCCCCCGGTCTCGTGGAACGTGATCCGCCTGGCCTAGGGCGCGGGCGCGGGGCCGGTGCTCTCGCGGACGACGAGCTCGGGCTCGACCAGCCGCCGCGCCTCCGGCTCGGCCCCCGCCATCCGGTCCAGCAGCATGTGGAACGCGTGCCGCCCGACCTCGCCGAAGTCCTGCCGTACGGTCGTCAGCGGCGGCCAGAAGTACGCGGACTCCGGGATGTCGTCGAACCCCGCCACGCTCACGTCCTCGGGCACCCGCCGCCCCGCCTCGCGCAGCGCGCGCAGCACGCCGAGCGCCATCTGGTCGTTGGCCACGAACACGGCGGTGACCTCGGGATCGGCGGCGAGGAGGCGGCCGAGCTGGTAGCCGGAGCGGGCGCTCCAGTCGCCGCGCAGCACCTCGGGCACCGGCCGGTCCGCGGACTCCAGCACGCCGCGCCAGCCCACGATGCGGCCGTTGGCGTCGAGCCAGTCGGCGGGCCCTGCGACGTGCCACACGCTGTGGTGGCCGAGGCTGAGCAGGTGGCGGGTGACGCGGGCGGCGCCCGCCTGCTGGTCCACCTTGGTCACCGGTACGGGGATGTCGTCGCCCGCGTCCACCGCGACCACCGGCATCTCCGGCGGCAGGTGCCGCAGCCCGTCGGCGGCCGACTCGTGCGGCGCGACGATGATCACGCCGTCCACGGCCTGGGTGCGCAGCCGCTGCACGCCCTCCTCCATCGACCGGCGGTTGAGCGAGCTGAGGCTGGCGATGCTGACGTTGTAGCCGGCGTGCCTGGCGGCCTGCTCGATGCAGTAGAGCGTGGAGGCCGGGCCGTACAGGGTGGTGTCGATGCTGACCACGCCGAGCACGCCGGAGCGGCCGGTGACGAGCTGGCGGGCGGCCTGGTTGGGCCGGTAGTCAAGCTCCCGCACGGCGGCCAGGACGCGGGCCCTGGTCTCGGCGCGGACGAGATCGGGCGTGTTCAGCACCCGTGAGACGGTCATGGTGGAGACTCCGGCGAGCACGGCGACGTCCATCAGCACCGCAGGCCTGCCCGGTTTGGAT
This window encodes:
- a CDS encoding carbohydrate ABC transporter permease produces the protein MTKRFSWSQLILLVVALVLAAIWLAPVLWAVATSLKPEEETTQLPLQWFGSEITFDSYALVLGTGGIVKWAINSTVTAVIVTFLTVLFSAMAAYGFARTQFRGQRVLLALILAGIMVPPQVLIAPLFAEMVTLGLVDTWWAIILPQVAAPLIVYILVKFFQDVPPELEQAAFVDGAGRWRVFFTIVLPLSRPVLAAVSIFTFINTWNNFLWPFLVSTDPNTMTLPVGLANVVQGTFGLRYAQIMASVVLAGLPLLVVFVMFQRQIVRGVAHTGLAGQ
- a CDS encoding carbohydrate ABC transporter permease, with amino-acid sequence MTTTVAAPPTAAPVATPKVRRGWTQHGMVFVAPFLLIYVAFLVWPTLLGFQMSLSSVNIAGRNNNFVGFDNYLEAFGDPRMWRSLWNTVVFTVLSTIPLVFLGLVFALLVHNLRFMQWLWRLSFFGPFLLPSAVVSILWLQMIYPPDYGLINGTLGTDVLWLGDPSVAMWSMVLTTVWWTVGFNFLLYLAALQSIPHHLYEAAAIDGASAWDKLRSITLPLLGRTTMLIVVLQLVASLKVFDQIYLMTGGGPQDSTRPIIEYAYDVGFTGYRTGYASAVSYILFALIVIVSLAQLRLFRKREEVAS
- a CDS encoding extracellular solute-binding protein; amino-acid sequence: MHGPPDITRRHLLGGSLALLGAAATGCAIPVGLGSSQTRVQYWHFLGASDGIIMNQMVQAFAKDTPDIFVEENVLAWGEPYYTKIAMAGSGGRSPDLATFHLARLAGIGAGAILDPIDVKLLEEAGLRAADFSPPIWERAHLDGVLYAIPFDAHPMVQYYNTDICGKAGLLGPDGKLLPTKGVDELVAQLTKAKEVMGGKPPLAFDALGLGTVGPWRVWWSLYPQSGGTLLSEDGTKITIDDAKALEALRLMQRLGQEGLCDWRTDYGASVAKFTNGEAAFLWNGDWETTGLKERKTPFSMTRFPAVFGTGSAQADCHAFVLPHQRNRDPEVERATYRFIAYLVKNSADWAVAGHVPAYLPALEQPEYLALQPQSEYRSVITEVALDPQVWYTGSASRLWIEFGEAFSPVIGGTRTPEEGLAAAKAALARLMAAPNPFPAEERS
- a CDS encoding alpha-N-arabinofuranosidase, whose protein sequence is MHQARLTLDPAFKVAPVRRRTFGTFVEHLGRCVYTGIYEPGHPTADEDGFRRDVLDLTRELGVSTVRYPGGNFVSGYRWEDGIGPVDRRPRRLDLAWHSTETNEVGVDEFVRWCRKAGVEPMMAVNLGTRGIAEALDLLEYANHPSGTTLSDLRIANGAKEPHGIRMWCLGNEMDGPWQTGHKTAREYGRLAAETARAMRMVDPKLELVACGSSGSSMPTFGSWEAEVLEETYDLVDYISCHAYYEEKDGDLGSFLASSTDMEYFISSVVATADHVGARLKSRKRIDISFDEWNVWYLSRFHDTGAPQDWPVAPPLLEDHYNLADAVTFGGLLITLLRNSDRVTAASLAQLVNVIAPIMTEPGGRAWRQTTFHPFAQASRHAAGDVLRVEPDSPAYETKAYGEVPLLHAVATHSATEGTTLFAVNRSADEPLSLEIDARALGGVRIVEATTLTDPDVYARNTADDPTRITPRANPDVEAGPLRVLVPPVSWNVIRLA
- a CDS encoding LacI family DNA-binding transcriptional regulator produces the protein MDVAVLAGVSTMTVSRVLNTPDLVRAETRARVLAAVRELDYRPNQAARQLVTGRSGVLGVVSIDTTLYGPASTLYCIEQAARHAGYNVSIASLSSLNRRSMEEGVQRLRTQAVDGVIIVAPHESAADGLRHLPPEMPVVAVDAGDDIPVPVTKVDQQAGAARVTRHLLSLGHHSVWHVAGPADWLDANGRIVGWRGVLESADRPVPEVLRGDWSARSGYQLGRLLAADPEVTAVFVANDQMALGVLRALREAGRRVPEDVSVAGFDDIPESAYFWPPLTTVRQDFGEVGRHAFHMLLDRMAGAEPEARRLVEPELVVRESTGPAPAP